Within the Sarcophilus harrisii chromosome 2, mSarHar1.11, whole genome shotgun sequence genome, the region TCAAATAatgcttattttctctttgttgattttGAGATTTGAGAGACTATGAATTAGAtacttttgaataaaaaaatcccCTTCATTTTTTGTATCATTATGGGGGGAGGCAATACTGTAAGCATATGTCATCAAAACCAGGTAGAGAACTTACCACAgagctatacacacacacacacacacacacacacacacacacacacacacacacatatatatatatatattttttcccttcaagcAGAAATTCAAATCATATGAAAAGACTTGCCTGTAGcttgttttcaaataaaaaaatcacctGTGTTTATATTAActgtgggaagaaaaagaagaaggaggaaaaagaggaagaggaggaggaggaggaggaggagaaagaaagagcaggaggaggagaaggaggaagaagaggaggaagaaggaggaggaggaggaagaagaggaggaaaaaggaggaggaggaggaagaaggaggaggagagggaagaggagagggcaAGTCAAGAAAGGGAGCTATAAAGTACCTTATAGGTGTCTGCATCTCATGGGAGGCATTGTTTGTTAAGTGCCTTAGGGTCAGCCAGCGTGAGGGACAAGTGTCATAGGGGAAGCCAGCTTGAGGGGCAGGATGGGAGCCCCACTTCTGGGCTTCTGCTTGTTCTTCCAGAGCAGGCTGCCAGACAATAGAATGACTGTGATGTCACACTGAGGGCAGccaagggggaagaggaaggatgaggaggaggaagagaaagaggaggaggaagaaaacgAGGacgaagagaagggaggaggaagaggaagaaaaagaaggaggaggaagaagaagaggaggaggaggaggagggaggaggaaaaggaagaaaaagaaaaaggaagaggaggaggaaggaaaagaagaagaagaagaagaagaagaagaagaagaagaagaagaagaagaagaagaagaagaagaagaagaagaagaagaagaagagagggaaagaagaagagagggaaagaaaaagaaagaaaaagaaagaagaagagagagagaaagaaaaagaaagaaagagaaaggggcaagggaggaaaaaaagacaggagagaaagaaagaaagaaaagaaaagaagaaaaagaggctAAATCTGTATAAATCTATTTTGCTCTACCAGGGATTAAATATAAGTTAATAGTGAAGTGAGTGCAGTCTCCCTGTCTGAAGCTTCCAAGTGCTTTGCTGGGGCTGCTGTCTACTGCTGGATCAGAGTATTTGTCCTTCCTTTCATTCCCAACAACCTGTCACAAAGTAGAATGCAAAACCGAGGTCCCTCTGCTTTCTCAAAGCCATATTCCTTTAAGATGATGTAATAGTCATTTCCCTGGATGGTTTCTTGCCTGCACTGCTGAAACAACAGCATCTGAACTGCACTGGGAACTGTGGAGCCACCCAGCTCAGCAGACAGAGCCGCGGAGGGAGAGAGTCAGCCAAACAACTCAGCCGCCTTAGCCAGCCTGCCTTCTCTCTTGCTGCAGGCTGGCCCTCTCACAACCTTGCTGGGAACATGGGAGCCTATTTGCCCTTGCTGGCAGGTAGGATGACTATCTGGGATCTCATCAAAACAAGGCTggctttctttctgattctagggtTTCTGGAAATCTTGTGAACCAAGGTCCCTCCTGCAACTCTCATTTTacggattattattattattgttgttggttttttttaggGGAGGttttgattattattgttttgctttccctcttccccctccccataaCCCACCACCGTCAACTTTCTGTGACTTGTTTTAACTTGAGattggaagtggattttttctcTCCAAGAGTATATCTCTTGGCACTTTTCATTGATGTCTCTGTTCTTTTCCTGATTGGGATTTGATATGAACTGGACTCAGTGTAGCTGTAAATTCAGATTGCTTTGCAAATGGGTATTCCTTCACAAGAACTGGGTCTCAGACTCTCACTAAGGTAAGCTTTTAGGTTGCTTGCCTCTCCTGTCCAGCTTGAAACcaagtatcttttaaaaagttgaaatatCTGTTCTTTTATATGCAGaattataaatatgcatgtattcaTTAATCACTGCTAAAGGGGGAGGTGAATATGCaagaattcaaatatcatttGAGATGCACAATTTGAGTTGAAGCATGGCTGAAATATGTGCTTTCTGggtttatataaatttatatttctacctctcttttttcccttttcttcttcctcctcctctttctccttcttcttcctcctctgcctGCTCctatcctcctttttctccctccttgtcttcatcctcctctcctcctcttcttcctcatctcctcccCCTTTACCCTCCTCATCTgaattctcctcctcttcttcctcctcgtcctcttcctcttcttgctttatgctttgtatttctcttttcttctttcttctcctctttctcttcctttctcttcctcttttcctcttctttttctcatccTGTCTCTCTTCTACTTTCGATCTTTCCGACTTCTAATGtttgaggaaataatttttacctttCCCCCTCCAGACATACTCATGAATAATTGTAGGCTTGGCGTGACCTTGCAGTCTAAGGTTGATGGAAGATATGATGTAGATGAGTTGATTACATTCCATGAAGTAACTGTATACCACCAGTTAGGGTTTCAGCTACTTTTCCTGTATTAGTAATATTCACCTGTgggcaattctaatttttaaatttttttttgtttcttgtagaatatattggagaaaaaaagagattcttttaaatttgtggaATCCTTCTCCTCACTCTCAACTAAACTGATGCAAAGGATTAGATTATAATTCCATTGGATTATACCTTTGAAAACTAAGTAAAAGACAATGGCTCTGAGTGGAAATTGCAGAAGTTACTATCTTTCAAAAGAACAAGGGACAGTTCCCAACTCCTTCCCTGAGGTTGTGGAACTGAATGTTGGGGGCCAAGTTTATTTCACTCGCCATTCCACCTTAGTAAGTATCCCTCACTCTCTTCTGTGGAAAATGTTTTCTCCCAAGAGAGACACTGCTAATGACCTAGCCAAGGACTCCAAAGGAAGATTCTTCATTGACAGAGATGGATTCTTGTTTCGCTACATTCTGGACTATCTCAGGGACAGGCAGGTGGTCCTGCCTGATCACTTTCCGGAAAGGGGCAGACTGAAAAGGGAAGCTGAATATTTCCAGCTACCAGATTTGGTCAAACTCTTGACACCTGATGAGATTAAGCAAAGCCCAGATGAATACTGCCATAGTGATTTTGAGGATATGTCCCAAGGGAGTGACACAAGAATATGTCCACCCTCATCCCTACTCCCTGCTGACCGTAAGTGGGGTTTTATAACTGTTGGATATCGAGGGTCATGCACCATGGGCCGAGAGGGTCAGGCAGATGCCAAGTTTCGGAGAGTTCCACGGATTTTGGTTTGTGGAAGAATTTCCTTAGCAAAAGAGGTCTTTGGAGAAACTTTAAATGAGAGCAGAGATCCAGACCGTGCTCCAGAGAGATACACTTCCAGATTTTATCTCAAGTTCAAACATCTGGAAAGGGCTTTTGATATGTTGTCAGAGTGTGGATTCCACATGGTGGCCTGTAATTCCTCAGTGACAGCTTCTTTTGTCAATCAGTACACAGATGACAAGATCTGGTCCAGCTACACTGAATATGTCTTCTACCGTAAGTACACGAGGTTTTTCAGAGTCTTCTTGGGTCTGTCTATTGGTATGTAAATCAGTTCTATCTTGCGGAGTTTGAGAGCATCAAAGTTTTCAGTTCATCGTCCAAGGTATAATGTCCTAGGATTCTTCAGCCTTGAATTCTACATAGAGTGTCAGAGGTTGTACCTTCTGCCACCATGTCTTTCAAAAGGtaaacttttattcattttttattaagatCATGACTTGCTCTAAAGCCCCAGGATCAAAAGATGCTAAAGAACCTTAATACAGGTAACATGCATAATAGGAAATAAGTATGGCTTTTACTAGCTGCTTATGTTTTCTTGATTTGCAAAGTTAAACTTAATACATAGAAGGTGGTAGGTTTTTTATGGAGTAGCTTACTTAATAGGACTGATAGGGTTTCAAAGGTGATGCTGAcaattttttaagcattttatcTTATTCCCCCAAATCTCTGTCTAATAATAAGTAGGTTGCGGAGGATTTGGCTTAATTGTGGGCTTTAAAAACATAAACTGAGCTGAACTAAGTGGTGTGGTCCAGGCTAGATGGCAGTATAGACTGCCAAATGTCCCCCTTATCTCTCACCAAGACTGAAATATGGTGGgatccctctctctgtctctgtctctgtctgtctgtctgtctctctctctctctttctctcttctttcttgttttctataACACTCTTTGACTCTTATGATTTTTTCTATGATATTACAACTGTggcagcagcaatagcagcattatttctccctttctcaaatCCTAACCACCACCAAATGCCCTGCAGACTTAATTATTAACAATCTTCAACAGAAATTTCTTGCAAAAGGTAATAGGTCTTTGAGAAGAGTCAATCTCATTCAGGCACTTTCACACTGCTGAGTTGATATAAATACAAAcagggaaggaaaaagcaaaatgaaaccaTCATATCGAATGTTTTTAATGAGACTATTTGGCAGTCAGTTCTTTTTGGCTAATTCAAGACTTTGAAGCGACAATACTTTCTGTGATGAGCTAATATTTACTTCAAATAAACTAGGAACTACAAGCCTACCTAAACTGGTAACTGAAAATACACTGACCTGCATAGTGAGCTACTAGTGCTAAATGTTGATTTTAACTGgcttagaaatcatctaaattCAAGTTCTTAAGTATTACATTTTTAGCAGTCTAGAGcagatcctttaaaaaaaatttcccccctgTTTACAAACTGAATCTGTAATTTTTGTGATTCAAAAATCCAAGGaggttattttctatttcttacaattttgaagaactgaaaagaaggcttgGCACCTGCCTTTATTGaacccagtctttttttttatagcagCATTTATCCATTTAGAGACTTGGTGAAGAGGACAATAATAACCTTGATTCTCCTTTGAGGCCTTGTTATTTGGTGGATGGTTTCTCAAAGATAATACTGAAAAGACCCAGAGATGCCAACAGGTagtgaagaatgaaattatgtaTCAGGGCAAGAGTGCACTGATGTGTAATAACAACATTATGTGGTCCAATGACCCTATTTGGGGCCTCTATCAGGAGCCCATGACTTTCTGCCTGATAGAGCTCAGCAGCCTGGCACTGCTATATTTTTCCTCAGGCAAAATTTCTAATGGTGAAAATATGGCCATAGGGTCTTGACTGATTAAGCTTCCCCAAAATCCCCTAGGAAGGCaaaatggcataatggatagagaccTGGCCTTGTATGGAGGAAGAGCAGGATTTAAGGTTTATCTTTAATACATATTAGCTATGAGTGGTTGGGAAGACCACTTGATTTCTCAGTTCTCAAGGCATCTCTCTAAACTATAAGTTCCAGATAGTTGCCAATCTGCATGGCAGAAAGACTTTATACACATGGAATACCCTTCACTGAAGAAATTACTCACTACTCTCCtccactttctttaaaaaaagttcccTTGGCATCAGGACTTAGATTTTCTCATAACAAAAACTGTTATTTGAAAACCACATCAAAAATATTAGTTACAGGTCAAAAGAAGGCCATGCTATTTATAGCACTTTAATGCTAAGATTTGAAATCAAGGTATTTTAAAAGCTTTAGTTGAATGAAAGAAATACTCCTGGGCATACTTAGGAGAGAAATATCTTGTAATAAAGACATATTCAGAAGAAATGTAAcaagaaatcataaggaatttttcaaaattattcttcCAACTCAAATTGAGATCAAAGAAATGGGATATGTATTTTTGCCTATGTGTGGATTGGTACTTGGGGTTTATAAAAGTCTCGCCCCTCCATTGCTTTGGAAAGCAGCCTCTTTTCCCATAGCCATATGATGGCTTCCTTCTTGGCTGGTTGCTGGGAGATAGTAGAAGAGCTGTTTGCTTTCCATTTCTCTATGGGCAAGCTAACATAAACAGGGAGGTTCTTTCTACAGTGCAGCCTGTATCTCACATGTGAGATCCTTCTCCTTCATACCCAATTTTCATAGCTAAATTTTAACTCTTCCTCCATCTTAGGACCAATAAAATTGACAGCTGGCTTTCTAGGGTACATTACTGTTTCTGTGCAGCTGCTTAGCCATAATTATTTAATTAGAAGCTGCCAACTGTGCCTACATAAGCATTAATTCATCAAGCTGTTGTGTCCGGGTTAATGGGCTGGAACCATGCGGGGTGCTATAGAGCAACTAGTTAGCATCATGCAAAGAGACACCAACAATGAAACTTAGCTTCCCCTTCTGCAAGAATAAAAGCAGTCTCCTCCTAAGATATGAGGGATCAACTCCAAAAAGTCCTTGTTTCTCCCTgaaaatcagaaggtaaagttAAACCAGTGGAATCTATAATATCAGGGAAAAATAATTATGGAACTTGGTAGAGAGCAATTTCTTAATGTTGAAATTGATTTCCACCCACTTGCCCCACTCCCCTACACATAATTGCTTCCATATTTATTTCAATGGAAAAATTATAGACTAAACTCTCCCAAAGACTTGTCCAGATGGGCCCACTTTGCATAATCTTTAACTTTCTTTACAATTCTATGTAGAAATAAGGCATTATGATATTAGGGAATCCATTTGGAACTTCAAACTTTATTCCTATGATTCAGTCATTTGACATTTAGGAGGTACAGTGGGCAGAGCACAGGACTTAAAATCAAGAAGCCAAGTTGAAATTCTGCCTTgtacatttactagttatatgaatctgatcaagtcacttaacctctgcttcaatttttttcatttgtaaagtaaggataataatggcacctattgTGTGGTTAAAACCTCACCTGTTGTGAAGTTTAAAagagatgataatgataattataaagcactttgcaaaacttaaagttcCATTTaactattagctattattattgatttgatgGACAATATAATGGTTTGGACATTGAATCTAGCTTTTATGCATATTTAAgcaattaacattcatttctaaatctgAAAATTAATATAGATGAAAAGTATTAGATGTTGAAAACAAAATGGGAAAGTGAATAAATATAAGGTACTCATGAAAATAATCACTCATCTAAATAGGATAAATCACTAGCTTCCAACTTTTTACTTGCTAaggaaattcaaatgaaagccagagaaatggagggaaagaaaaaaaaaaaaactaaatatctAAACCAGTCTTGTATCAAAGGCATGAttgatatttcttaaatttaaagtatatattttctttccttcccttttcatttaaaCTGTGAAATATTCACCTTTCTTCACTACCCATAAACAGGGAACAATGGGTCCTCTTGAAATCTTTCCTCTAAATGAAGTAGGCGATAAGTGGTTTCCAAATGAAAAGCCCTGGGTTTAAACGAGACGGTTAATAACCAGGCACACTTTTGAGCACTGAAGTCAGAAGTGCATGGAAATAAATGGAGCTCTTATTCCTAGAGCCATTTGCCAAAGTCTGAGAGAGCAAAACGGCCACTCTAGATTGAAGAGGGAGGAGGCACATTTCTTTAAGCCCTTCAATGAGCCCTTTATATGAATGTCAGAAAGTGCTAATGTTCTAAGGATGCAGCCTTCAAGATGTCCTTAGTGATATGACTACTGGCAGAAAATTAATTTGCTGGACTTTTGCCCCTGAAGACATATTTTGCCTTTGCTTATTAGTGGCTCATGAGTATAGGCATTCTCTAACCTTATCCCTTCAATAAATGGCtgcttgagagttttttttttttcctttttcttcacaaATGAGGATCCTGagatttcaaaaagttatttctaggaaaattttgacatttttttttacctatttaaaAATTCCATACATGCTAGTGTTTGATGCTTGTTGATTTGTGGAATAGTAAATGGTAAATATTGATTGGGACATGAAACTTTGACTGTCAAAAGATCATGCTTTTTAAAACCTATACATTTAACAAacatattccttcttttctctgtagcctgtttcttttattttctttgtagtcTTTTAATTTCTGATTCCTTTGTCCTGTACCATGCTAcaaagtagatgctgttattattcccattttacagttgaggaagctgaggtttaaagaagagaaatttatTGAGTTACCTATTTAGTAAGCATTTGAGGCAAGTTTTGAAATTATGTGTTCTTGACTCCATTTCTAATACTCAATCCATTCTACCATGCTCTctctcattttaattatttatctgTACCTAAAATATAATGTGAGTTATGAAATAGAATTGCAGAAGAACAGccatgtcaaattcaaatagaaacaggagtCACTAACCCATCCTCTGGGTCAtgtattgacttagttttaaaacagaatgttatttgtattttgttgtatttttatttattttgtgaaatatttcccaACTACATTTTATTCAGGTTTGGCTACTTGAGAGTGTTGTGGGCTACATGGGATCTAGAGACTTTGATACTCTGGCTTATCTAGGTCCCTGATGGAGGCAGGGTGGTTAAGCAGATTAGATGAAGGAAAGGATTTCTACTTACAATTCTATGGCATGACTAGAGATGATACAATCCTTGGCATATGATCCACAATTTGCCAGATATGAACATTCAGAGTTTCATTATGGCAGGTATAGTTTTcatatgcaaacaaataaaagTGCATTTATTACAAAATGCATGTGGGAAAGATACTATTGGAttttctgagtttgaattctcaGAACTTGGCCAAAATGCTTCACTTTTCCTGGTTTCAGtgtcttcatatgtaaaatgaaaaaatggcaCCAGGTGAACTTTAAaggttcccttccagttctaaattatattcctgttctcttggttctttacATTATATCAGTGAAAACTTTAATCAGTGCTCCATGTAAGGAggtaatttttgtattttttaagggaAACTTATAGCCTAGGAATGATATTCTTGTTAATTTGAATTGAACTATGAATGGGCACactggggaaggagaagaaacttGGTCCTTCCAACATTCTTCCTTCTAAATTCTCCATTGTCCATCTTCCTTCTTGCTCtcacaatttaacaaaaaaaacttcataattaAAGTTGCTCTTAAAAGAAAAGTAACTCTAATTCTTACCTCAGGAAGAATATAGTATTATATGTAAGTAGATTATTGCCTTTGCATATAGTTCTGCCTCTCTGTGTGATTTTGAGTAAGATACTTTCCCTCTCTGGGgctcaattttcttctctgtaaattgagctggttTGACTTAGAGATCCCT harbors:
- the KCTD16 gene encoding BTB/POZ domain-containing protein KCTD16, with protein sequence MALSGNCRSYYLSKEQGTVPNSFPEVVELNVGGQVYFTRHSTLVSIPHSLLWKMFSPKRDTANDLAKDSKGRFFIDRDGFLFRYILDYLRDRQVVLPDHFPERGRLKREAEYFQLPDLVKLLTPDEIKQSPDEYCHSDFEDMSQGSDTRICPPSSLLPADRKWGFITVGYRGSCTMGREGQADAKFRRVPRILVCGRISLAKEVFGETLNESRDPDRAPERYTSRFYLKFKHLERAFDMLSECGFHMVACNSSVTASFVNQYTDDKIWSSYTEYVFYREPSRWSSSHCDCCCKNGKGDKEGESGTSCNELSTSSCDSQSEASSPQETVICGPVTRQSNIQTLDRPIKKGPVQLIQQSEMRRKSDLLRTLTTGSRESNSGKKKAVKEKLSIEEELEKCIQDFLKIKIPDRFPERKHPWQSELLRKYHL